From Petrotoga sp. 9PW.55.5.1, the proteins below share one genomic window:
- a CDS encoding HPP family protein, with amino-acid sequence MRIFEILSKFKANWKNYVLQSILATITVFFIFTILNVQERPIIVSSMGATTFIVFAMPKSMVAKARNIIGGHAVGFICGSLFSLIFSNTGPLFSNISYALAVGLSIFIMVVIDTEHPPAAGTALSLCIFGFSLNAFLSVFLSIIILSIVHHFLKPYMIDLI; translated from the coding sequence TTGAGAATATTTGAGATCCTTTCAAAGTTTAAGGCAAATTGGAAAAATTATGTGTTACAAAGTATTTTAGCCACAATAACAGTGTTTTTTATTTTTACGATTTTAAATGTACAAGAACGTCCCATAATAGTTAGTTCGATGGGAGCAACTACTTTTATTGTTTTTGCTATGCCAAAAAGCATGGTTGCTAAAGCTAGGAATATTATCGGTGGTCACGCAGTTGGATTCATTTGTGGTTCGTTATTTTCTTTAATTTTTAGTAACACGGGTCCTTTGTTTTCTAATATTTCTTACGCTTTAGCAGTTGGCTTATCTATATTTATAATGGTGGTAATTGATACTGAGCATCCACCTGCTGCGGGAACAGCGTTGAGTTTATGTATATTTGGATTTAGTTTAAATGCTTTTTTATCTGTTTTTTTAAGTATAATAATATTATCTATTGTACATCATTTTTTAAAACCTTATATGATAGATTTGATTTAA
- a CDS encoding POTRA domain-containing protein yields MKKYSLLVTLFLITSFSFAITLLKDITYNTDISYAATDVERALTNFGIEEGSYVGDIDVRLALQDILKTGYFTSVSYNLDEATGSLELVFTPNPIVSKYEVVILGDKLIEKKNIESVISLESNIPVNLNKIQSSMKNIQDLYIKNGYQFVDVSTNLQITGEGISIEATEINDKTYDSDTLLFIVKEYTLWDLELRGELAQLNVDEIKERLGFNFRKDWNSKFFLFRPSAKETYPSFQKIQNILNSLNQIPFFSADTNVRFEIIDIPENKGGELILVLEGSLRKIVEDEPVTVSKINFVGNESIEDFRLNDAVQTYIVPSEQAYNLDLLYAYDSVLQTYFKEGYIYTNIIPKYENEELIFEIRESKVGSVEITPEATAKTQKYILDSLVKINSGEPVNQKKLQDTYVSFVGTGFFKDVWIQPFPEEEDVIGFRITPIESDKIGKLMGGVTWTMPDGEEWYKGFSGELEVQWLNPFGYGQTFSVNTSLNPLGNKYVIGFDYNVIKLGGSNLDLGANISYVINPDGQYFSNIDNTAKNYLSLGISPRYELFDFSYLTGSISYNNYSLVNEDKLNVLSGSVGYLYNNLDSPYRPYNGQYFQFRGLGGIETTNTGNYYIGFDTQGKLFRTYYKFTPAVKLRFGSVYNSNEDSNLNYKFGVGGMYTVRTYDFNKQIGNFVLQFNTEVSYELVRGDVPLDALAFFDYGSAKDSISDLTLDNSLLSFGGGLRTTIPLFGQISFGYGWDKDLDGHFWFGFGQTF; encoded by the coding sequence GTGAAAAAGTACTCATTATTAGTTACATTATTCTTGATAACAAGTTTTTCTTTTGCTATTACTCTTTTAAAAGATATTACTTACAATACAGATATATCTTATGCAGCAACGGATGTAGAAAGAGCATTAACAAACTTTGGAATTGAAGAAGGATCTTACGTTGGAGATATTGACGTTAGGTTGGCCTTACAAGATATCCTTAAAACCGGCTATTTTACATCTGTTTCATATAATCTAGATGAGGCAACTGGTAGTTTAGAATTAGTATTCACACCTAATCCCATTGTTTCGAAATATGAGGTAGTCATTTTAGGTGACAAATTAATAGAAAAGAAAAATATCGAATCAGTAATTAGCTTAGAAAGTAATATACCAGTGAATCTTAATAAAATACAAAGTTCAATGAAAAATATTCAAGATTTATATATAAAAAATGGTTATCAGTTTGTCGATGTTTCTACTAACCTACAAATAACTGGAGAAGGCATAAGCATAGAAGCAACAGAAATAAACGATAAAACATATGATTCCGATACCCTTCTATTTATAGTAAAAGAATACACACTTTGGGATTTGGAATTAAGAGGAGAGTTAGCGCAACTTAACGTTGATGAAATAAAAGAAAGGCTTGGTTTTAATTTCAGAAAAGATTGGAACAGTAAGTTTTTCTTATTCAGACCAAGTGCAAAAGAGACATATCCAAGTTTTCAAAAGATTCAAAACATTTTAAATTCTTTGAATCAGATACCGTTTTTCTCTGCTGATACCAATGTGCGTTTTGAAATTATTGATATACCGGAGAATAAAGGTGGAGAGCTAATTTTAGTTTTAGAAGGCAGTTTAAGAAAAATTGTTGAAGATGAACCTGTTACAGTATCCAAGATTAATTTTGTTGGTAATGAAAGTATCGAAGATTTTAGATTAAATGATGCTGTTCAAACATATATAGTTCCTAGTGAACAAGCGTACAATTTAGATCTTTTGTATGCTTACGATAGCGTTCTTCAAACATATTTTAAAGAAGGTTATATTTACACAAATATTATTCCAAAATATGAAAATGAAGAATTAATATTCGAAATAAGAGAGTCAAAAGTTGGTAGCGTAGAAATAACACCAGAAGCCACAGCAAAGACCCAAAAATATATATTAGATTCTTTGGTGAAAATTAATTCTGGAGAACCGGTGAATCAGAAAAAACTACAAGATACTTATGTATCTTTTGTTGGTACAGGTTTCTTTAAAGATGTTTGGATTCAACCTTTTCCTGAAGAAGAAGACGTTATAGGATTCAGAATTACTCCTATAGAAAGCGATAAAATTGGAAAATTAATGGGTGGAGTTACTTGGACAATGCCTGATGGAGAAGAATGGTATAAAGGATTTAGTGGTGAATTAGAAGTACAATGGTTAAATCCTTTTGGGTATGGTCAGACTTTTTCTGTGAATACTTCTCTTAATCCACTCGGAAATAAATACGTAATTGGTTTTGATTACAATGTAATCAAATTAGGTGGTTCTAACTTAGATTTAGGTGCTAATATATCTTATGTTATTAACCCAGACGGACAATATTTCAGCAATATTGATAATACGGCTAAAAATTACCTATCATTAGGAATATCGCCAAGATACGAATTATTTGATTTTTCATATCTAACTGGGTCTATTTCTTACAATAATTATTCTCTAGTAAATGAGGATAAACTGAATGTTCTTTCAGGATCTGTGGGATATCTTTACAACAATTTAGATAGCCCTTACAGACCTTACAACGGACAGTATTTTCAATTCAGAGGGCTAGGTGGTATTGAAACAACTAATACAGGTAACTACTATATTGGTTTTGACACACAAGGTAAATTATTTAGAACTTATTATAAGTTTACCCCTGCAGTAAAACTTAGATTTGGAAGTGTCTATAATTCTAATGAAGATTCTAACCTCAATTATAAATTTGGGGTAGGCGGAATGTACACTGTTAGAACTTATGATTTCAATAAACAAATAGGTAATTTTGTTCTGCAATTCAACACTGAAGTATCTTATGAATTAGTTCGAGGGGATGTACCTCTTGATGCTTTAGCTTTCTTTGATTATGGTAGTGCTAAAGATAGTATTTCTGATCTAACTTTGGACAATAGCCTTTTGTCTTTTGGCGGTGGGTTGAGAACAACGATTCCATTGTTCGGACAGATTAGTTTTGGTTACGGTTGGGATAAAGATCTTGATGGTCATTTCTGGTTTGGTTTTGGACAGACATTCTGA
- the thyX gene encoding FAD-dependent thymidylate synthase: MEIETKTIKVLDKGFVTLIDVMGDDRAAVRAARVSHGKDLSTDEKDKKLINYLMEHGHLSPFEHITYTFHVKAPIFVTRQWFRHRIGMSPNEMSRRYTSKKADEFYLPSEIRVQDKKDKQSSKIIDEPLLKEKSLKIIEETYNRIYEAYEELLEMGVARELARIILPVGEYTEFYLTTNLRALMHFIDLRLSSHAQLEIQEYAKALMFFFRETCPWTYEAYIKYQYKGDLLQNDF, translated from the coding sequence ATGGAAATAGAAACCAAGACGATTAAGGTACTGGACAAAGGATTCGTAACTTTAATAGATGTTATGGGTGACGATAGAGCCGCTGTAAGAGCCGCAAGAGTCTCTCATGGCAAAGACCTTTCAACTGATGAAAAAGATAAAAAATTAATAAATTATTTGATGGAACATGGACATTTATCTCCATTCGAACATATTACATACACATTTCATGTAAAAGCCCCTATTTTCGTTACAAGACAGTGGTTCCGCCATAGGATTGGTATGTCTCCAAATGAAATGAGTAGAAGATACACTTCAAAAAAAGCTGATGAGTTTTATTTACCTTCAGAAATTAGAGTTCAAGATAAAAAAGATAAGCAAAGTAGCAAAATAATTGATGAGCCTTTACTAAAAGAAAAATCCCTTAAAATTATTGAAGAAACGTATAATAGAATTTATGAAGCTTACGAAGAGTTATTAGAGATGGGAGTCGCGCGAGAGTTAGCTCGCATTATTTTACCTGTTGGTGAGTATACCGAATTCTATTTGACTACAAATTTGAGGGCTTTGATGCATTTTATAGATTTAAGGTTGAGTAGTCATGCACAATTAGAAATACAGGAATATGCAAAGGCACTAATGTTTTTTTTCAGAGAAACTTGTCCTTGGACATATGAAGCATACATAAAGTACCAGTATAAGGGGGACCTTTTACAAAATGATTTTTAA
- a CDS encoding lipopolysaccharide assembly protein LapB has protein sequence MDNFVYTFDTDELLNSSELELNVLGLYLKYIEEGKEEYKITANQTRSYLYSQLKPDDSAVLNVLSEYTPGNEEEAIRKLDIVVSNYPDSVIANAIRIYFDFIKWEKTKDAQSFKKILSSIDIIKESIGDTPFTVYYESILEWEASDSEKKDALLENLENMYWDYPSNRKIQELLIVQAFELEKFEKVTQLANSYISISNKDERIIFLIASSYFHLDKIKEARSQIEWIIQNSTKKTVLSKSYELLGDISNTLTQKNNYYKMSAEIDPENSDALAKLATSLYQENEKDNLEISRMYLARALVNNPDNHSIQEALKVIDRKLKRNYFLSIHLPFFIVLLGIFFVVYKFGGENKSENGNRNQDD, from the coding sequence TTGGACAATTTTGTTTACACATTTGATACGGATGAATTATTGAATTCTTCTGAACTTGAGTTGAATGTTTTAGGTTTGTATTTAAAATATATTGAAGAAGGCAAAGAGGAGTACAAAATCACTGCTAACCAAACAAGATCTTATTTATATTCACAATTAAAGCCAGATGATTCAGCGGTTTTAAATGTTTTATCTGAATATACACCTGGAAATGAAGAAGAGGCAATAAGAAAGCTGGATATTGTTGTAAGCAATTATCCTGATTCTGTAATTGCAAATGCTATTAGAATTTATTTTGATTTTATAAAATGGGAAAAAACAAAAGATGCTCAATCATTTAAGAAAATTTTAAGTTCAATTGATATAATAAAAGAAAGTATTGGAGACACACCTTTTACTGTCTATTACGAATCGATATTAGAATGGGAAGCATCTGACTCTGAAAAAAAAGATGCTTTGTTAGAAAACCTTGAAAATATGTATTGGGATTATCCATCAAATAGAAAAATACAAGAGTTGTTGATTGTTCAGGCTTTTGAATTAGAAAAGTTTGAAAAAGTTACTCAATTAGCAAATAGCTATATTAGTATTTCCAACAAAGATGAAAGAATAATATTTTTAATTGCTTCATCTTATTTTCATTTGGATAAGATAAAAGAAGCACGTAGTCAGATTGAATGGATAATTCAAAATTCTACCAAAAAAACAGTGCTTTCTAAAAGTTATGAACTTTTAGGGGATATTTCTAACACTTTAACTCAAAAAAATAATTATTACAAAATGTCCGCAGAAATAGATCCTGAAAATTCTGATGCTTTAGCAAAACTTGCAACATCTTTATATCAAGAAAATGAAAAAGACAATTTGGAGATTTCTAGAATGTATTTGGCTCGAGCTCTTGTCAACAACCCTGATAATCATTCTATTCAAGAAGCTTTAAAAGTTATCGATAGGAAATTAAAAAGAAATTATTTTTTATCAATACATTTGCCGTTTTTCATCGTACTTTTAGGAATATTTTTTGTTGTATATAAATTTGGAGGGGAGAATAAATCAGAAAATGGAAATAGAAACCAAGACGATTAA